A genomic region of Hippoglossus hippoglossus isolate fHipHip1 chromosome 8, fHipHip1.pri, whole genome shotgun sequence contains the following coding sequences:
- the ier2a gene encoding immediate early response gene 2 protein: protein MEVSAEAKRIMVVALGKLYSSRSQRGGLRLHRSLLLTLVMKSARDIYHEAQATAEGVEPGCEQQQPEAAAAQGNTESPCGELRGPASLRTLPREEVVVSRKEDKENRCRSVTVPAQPSRKRRGKAAVEPDFLPCKKAKLEQASCPQQLLMSPVLMDYVNCSGLGAHPAPMTIHRAIAAC, encoded by the coding sequence ATGGAGGTCAGCGCCGAGGCCAAGAGGATCATGGTCGTGGCTCTGGGGAAACTGTACAGCTCCCGCAGCCAGAGAGGAGGTCTCCGCCTGCACCGGAGCCTCCTGCTCACCCTGGTCATGAAGTCCGCCCGGGACATCTACCACGAGGCCCAGGCGACCGCGGAGGGTGTCGAGCCGGGATGCGAACAACAACAGCCCGAGGCGGCGGCGGCTCAAGGGAACACGGAGTCCCCTTGTGGGGAGCTCCGGGGTCCCGCTTCGCTCCGGACTTTACCCCGCGAGGAGGTCGTCGTTTCCCGCAAGGAGGACAAGGAGAACCGGTGCCGGAGCGTCACTGTCCCGGCACAACCGTCGAGGAAGAGACGCGGCAAAGCGGCCGTCGAGCCGGACTTCCTCCCGTGTAAGAAAGCGAAACTGGAGCAGGCGAGCTGCCCCCAACAGCTGCTCATGAGCCCGGTTCTCATGGACTATGTGAACTGCAGCGGCCTGGGAGCGCACCCGGCCCCCATGACCATACACAGAGCCATAGCAGCGTgttga